Proteins from one Thioflavicoccus mobilis 8321 genomic window:
- the rpoD gene encoding RNA polymerase sigma factor RpoD, producing the protein MDQEQQQSQLKQLIAKGKEQGFLTYTEVNDHLPPGIVEPEQIEDIVRMINDMGIMVHETAPDSIDQTLSDSAVSDDEAAEAAAAALASVDSEFGRTTDPVRMYMREMGTVELLTREGELQIAKRIEDGLNQVLTALSIYPRAIEKLLEIFDRVEREEVRLADVISGFNDGDETAEATTPSPAEAPQAADNSAADSDDDEDDDTTVADTGPDPEEVARRVQLLREHYAVLKQHLEQHGRDDQRSREAMQEVSEVFLQFKLVASIFHELTDLLRDTIERIRHQEKIVMTACIDTAGMPRKAFIESFPANETNPAWLDDLLASGKPWAARLTESAADIRRAQRKLQELERENVLTISEIKEVNRKMSIGEAKARRAKKEMVEANLRLVISIAKKYTNRGLQFLDLIQEGNIGLMKAVDKFEYRRGYKFSTYATWWIRQAITRSIADQARTIRIPVHMIETINKLNRISRQMIQEMGREATPEELATRMEMPEEKVRKVLKIAKEPISMETPIGDDEDSHLGDFIEDAGVVSPIDSATMEGLREATQNMLASLTSREAKVLRMRFGIDMNTDHTLEEVGKQFDVTRERIRQIEAKALRKLRHPTRSDRLRSFLDTD; encoded by the coding sequence ATGGATCAAGAACAGCAACAGTCGCAGCTGAAGCAGCTCATTGCCAAAGGCAAGGAGCAGGGGTTTCTGACCTATACGGAGGTCAACGACCACCTCCCGCCTGGCATCGTCGAGCCCGAGCAGATCGAAGATATCGTGCGGATGATCAACGATATGGGGATCATGGTCCACGAGACCGCGCCGGACAGCATCGATCAGACCCTCTCGGACTCGGCGGTCTCCGATGACGAGGCGGCCGAGGCGGCGGCGGCGGCGCTGGCGAGCGTCGACAGCGAGTTCGGCCGCACGACCGACCCGGTGCGTATGTACATGCGCGAGATGGGCACGGTCGAGCTCCTGACCCGCGAGGGTGAACTTCAGATCGCCAAGCGTATCGAAGACGGGCTCAATCAGGTCCTGACGGCCCTGTCCATCTATCCGCGCGCGATCGAGAAGCTACTGGAGATCTTCGATCGGGTCGAGCGCGAGGAGGTCCGTCTCGCCGACGTCATCTCGGGCTTCAACGACGGCGATGAGACCGCCGAGGCGACGACACCGAGCCCGGCGGAGGCGCCACAAGCCGCCGACAACAGCGCCGCAGACTCCGACGATGACGAGGATGACGACACCACTGTCGCCGACACGGGCCCCGACCCGGAAGAGGTCGCGCGTCGGGTGCAGCTGCTGCGCGAGCACTACGCGGTGCTCAAGCAGCACCTCGAACAGCACGGGCGCGACGATCAGAGATCGCGCGAGGCGATGCAGGAGGTCTCGGAGGTCTTCCTGCAATTCAAGCTCGTCGCGAGCATCTTCCACGAGCTGACCGACCTTCTGCGCGACACGATCGAGCGTATACGCCACCAAGAAAAGATCGTCATGACGGCCTGCATCGACACGGCCGGCATGCCACGCAAGGCCTTCATCGAGTCCTTCCCGGCCAACGAGACCAATCCGGCCTGGCTCGACGACCTGCTCGCGAGCGGCAAGCCCTGGGCGGCGCGACTGACCGAATCGGCGGCCGATATTCGACGCGCGCAACGCAAGCTCCAGGAACTGGAGCGCGAGAACGTGTTGACGATCAGCGAGATCAAGGAGGTCAATCGCAAGATGTCGATCGGCGAGGCCAAGGCCCGCCGGGCGAAGAAAGAGATGGTCGAGGCCAACCTGCGCCTGGTCATCTCGATCGCCAAGAAATACACCAACCGCGGCCTGCAGTTCCTTGACCTGATCCAGGAAGGCAACATCGGCCTGATGAAGGCGGTCGACAAGTTCGAATACCGCCGTGGCTACAAGTTCTCGACCTATGCTACCTGGTGGATCCGCCAGGCCATCACCCGCTCGATCGCGGACCAGGCCCGCACGATCCGCATCCCGGTGCACATGATCGAGACCATCAACAAGCTCAACCGCATCTCGCGCCAGATGATCCAGGAGATGGGCCGCGAGGCCACCCCGGAAGAGCTCGCCACGCGCATGGAGATGCCCGAGGAGAAGGTGCGCAAGGTCCTCAAGATCGCCAAGGAGCCGATCTCGATGGAGACGCCGATCGGCGACGACGAGGATTCCCACCTCGGCGACTTCATCGAAGACGCGGGCGTCGTCTCGCCGATCGACTCGGCAACGATGGAGGGCCTGCGCGAGGCCACGCAGAATATGCTCGCCAGCCTCACCTCCCGCGAGGCCAAGGTCCTGCGGATGCGTTTCGGCATCGACATGAACACCGACCACACGCTCGAAGAGGTCGGCAAGCAGTTCGACGTGACCCGCGAGCGAATCCGCCAGATCGAGGCCAAGGCCCTGCGCAAGCTGCGTCACCCGACCCGCTCGGACCGGCTCAGGAGCTTCCTCGACACCGACTGA
- the dnaG gene encoding DNA primase has translation MAGRIPHEFIDDLLARVDIVDVISRRVQLRKAGKDFQARCPFHDEKTPSFTVSREKQFYHCFGCGAHGSAIGFLMEYERLGFRDAVEELAHQAGVELPVDDATPRGPDLTPLYETLQRAADLYRRQLRKHPDSRAARDYLSGRGLSEEIIERFGLGYAPDGWGFLLERLGSGRDDQERLAQAGLLAQNDQGRRYDRFRSRIMFPIRDHRGRIIGFGGRVLDDQKPKYLNSPETAVFHKGQALYGLYEAHQRHRALDRLLIVEGYMDVIALAQFDIPYAVATLGTATTPEHLRRLLRSAPELIFCFDGDRAGREAAWKALQTALPQATGQQQIRFLFLPEGEDPDTLVRREGRDGLAGRLAAAPLLSDVLFEHLTNQVDLASTEGRTRLTALAEPLLKDLPNSLYKQLLLDRLAELARLPSGYLAATRPARPRQSLPRTRLTLTPMRLALAILLQHPELHEHAVATPDHWRQLAKPGTILLEKLLETLVSHPSLTPSALLERWRDGDEWRHLHRLSDPALIGHIPPEGLTAELRDALQALNRQARGQAAQQLFAKTSPSQWSDAEKEQIRKGLIREE, from the coding sequence ATGGCCGGCAGAATTCCCCACGAGTTCATCGACGACCTCCTCGCCCGGGTCGACATCGTCGATGTCATCTCCCGCCGCGTTCAGCTACGCAAGGCCGGCAAGGACTTTCAGGCCCGCTGCCCGTTCCACGACGAGAAGACCCCTTCCTTCACGGTCAGCCGCGAGAAACAGTTCTATCACTGCTTCGGTTGCGGCGCCCACGGCTCGGCGATCGGCTTCCTGATGGAGTACGAGCGGCTGGGCTTCCGCGACGCCGTCGAGGAGCTCGCCCACCAGGCCGGTGTCGAGCTGCCGGTCGACGACGCCACACCCCGTGGCCCGGACCTGACGCCACTCTACGAGACGCTGCAACGCGCCGCGGACCTCTATCGGCGCCAGCTGCGCAAACACCCCGACAGCCGTGCGGCCCGCGACTACCTGAGCGGACGGGGCCTGAGCGAGGAGATCATCGAGCGCTTCGGCCTCGGCTACGCCCCCGATGGCTGGGGCTTCCTGCTCGAGCGCCTCGGCAGCGGGCGCGACGATCAGGAGCGCCTCGCCCAGGCCGGCCTACTCGCCCAAAACGACCAGGGGCGGCGCTACGACCGGTTCCGCAGCCGCATCATGTTCCCGATCCGCGACCATCGCGGGCGGATCATCGGCTTCGGCGGCCGCGTGCTCGACGACCAGAAGCCCAAATACCTGAACTCGCCCGAGACTGCCGTCTTCCACAAGGGCCAGGCGCTCTACGGTCTCTACGAGGCCCATCAGCGGCACCGGGCACTCGATCGCCTATTGATCGTCGAAGGCTATATGGACGTCATCGCCCTGGCCCAATTCGACATCCCCTATGCCGTCGCGACCCTCGGCACGGCGACCACCCCGGAACACCTGCGTCGCCTGCTGAGGAGCGCCCCGGAGCTGATCTTCTGCTTCGACGGTGACCGTGCCGGGCGCGAGGCGGCCTGGAAGGCCTTGCAGACCGCCCTGCCCCAGGCCACCGGTCAGCAGCAGATCCGCTTCCTCTTCCTACCCGAGGGCGAGGATCCGGATACGCTCGTGCGGCGCGAGGGCCGCGACGGGCTCGCCGGAAGGCTCGCCGCCGCCCCCCTCTTGTCCGACGTCCTCTTCGAGCACCTGACGAACCAAGTCGATCTCGCGAGCACCGAGGGCCGCACTCGGCTCACCGCCCTCGCCGAACCACTGCTGAAGGACCTGCCGAACAGCCTCTACAAGCAGCTGCTCCTCGACCGGCTCGCTGAGCTCGCGCGCCTGCCGAGTGGCTATCTCGCCGCGACGCGGCCCGCGCGTCCCCGCCAGTCACTCCCCCGCACGCGTCTGACCCTCACCCCCATGCGCCTGGCCCTTGCCATCCTGCTACAGCATCCCGAACTCCATGAGCATGCCGTCGCCACCCCAGACCATTGGCGCCAGCTGGCAAAACCGGGGACGATCCTGCTCGAAAAGCTGCTTGAAACTCTCGTGAGCCACCCCAGTTTGACACCCTCCGCGCTCCTCGAGCGCTGGCGCGACGGCGACGAGTGGCGCCATCTTCACCGCCTCAGCGACCCGGCCCTGATCGGGCACATCCCGCCGGAGGGGCTGACCGCAGAGCTGCGCGACGCCCTCCAGGCCCTCAACCGCCAGGCACGCGGGCAGGCGGCGCAACAGCTGTTCGCCAAGACCAGTCCGTCGCAGTGGAGCGACGCGGAAAAGGAGCAAATCCGCAAGGGTTTGATTCGCGAAGAATAA
- a CDS encoding GatB/YqeY domain-containing protein codes for MLKPRIQDDMKAAMKAGDKRRLGVIRLILAAIKQREVDERIELDDSQTLAVLDKMVKQRRDSVAQYEQAGREDLAEVERYEIEVCQQYLPEALDEQALADLVAQAIAATGAGSMKDMGKVMAELRPQVQGRADMGAVSAMVKQRLGS; via the coding sequence ATGCTCAAGCCGCGCATCCAAGATGACATGAAGGCCGCGATGAAGGCCGGCGACAAGCGTCGCTTGGGCGTCATCCGGCTCATCCTCGCCGCGATCAAGCAGCGCGAGGTCGACGAGCGCATCGAGCTCGACGACAGCCAGACCCTGGCCGTCCTCGACAAGATGGTCAAGCAGCGCCGCGATTCGGTCGCCCAGTACGAACAGGCCGGGCGCGAGGATCTCGCCGAGGTCGAGCGCTACGAGATCGAGGTCTGCCAGCAATATCTCCCCGAGGCGCTCGACGAGCAGGCATTGGCCGATCTCGTCGCCCAGGCGATCGCCGCCACCGGCGCCGGATCGATGAAGGACATGGGCAAGGTCATGGCCGAGCTGCGCCCGCAAGTCCAGGGACGTGCCGACATGGGCGCCGTCAGCGCGATGGTGAAGCAACGGCTCGGGAGCTGA
- the rpsU gene encoding 30S ribosomal protein S21 — protein MPSVRVKENEPFEVAMRRFKRSCEKAGVLAEVRRREFYEKPTSERKRKKAAAVKRHHKKLQREARRWERTY, from the coding sequence ATGCCCAGCGTCCGCGTCAAAGAGAACGAACCCTTCGAAGTCGCCATGCGCCGTTTCAAGCGCTCCTGCGAAAAGGCCGGCGTGCTCGCCGAAGTCCGTCGCCGCGAGTTCTATGAAAAGCCCACCTCCGAGCGCAAGCGCAAGAAGGCCGCGGCCGTCAAGCGTCACCACAAGAAGCTCCAGCGCGAGGCTCGCCGCTGGGAGCGCACCTACTAG
- a CDS encoding integrase catalytic domain-containing protein, protein MLKTQGLQRLEQIRAFLEGSQPLGFTAPARDAVYDWIAGELRRLQYTRLSKADKGLVRRYLEKVTGLSRAQVSRLIKQFRDSGQIRDHRGPPAKPFARRYTPEDVRLLGELDALHATLSGPATRKLCERAYRLFGDTRYARLAEISNGHLYNLRRSRTYQRCRGAVDKTRPVKVNIGERRKPRPEGRPGFLRVDSVHQGDLDGIKGLYHINLVDEVTQFQFLGSLERIAEHFLLPLLEALIEAFPFAVLGFHADNGSEYINKRVAALLEKLHIQEFTKSRARRTNDNALVESKNGSVVRKHLGYAHIPRRFATAVNAFTQGVLSPYLNFHRPCFFPTEEVDPRGRLRKRYRYEQMMTPYEKLKSLPDAHQHLKPNITFEQLDARAYSISDNEAAQRLIQARAELFRAINKTQKPAA, encoded by the coding sequence ATGCTCAAGACCCAAGGACTCCAGAGGCTGGAGCAGATCCGCGCCTTCCTCGAAGGCAGCCAGCCGCTTGGCTTTACCGCCCCGGCCCGCGACGCCGTTTATGACTGGATCGCCGGGGAGCTGCGGCGGCTTCAGTACACGCGCCTGAGCAAGGCCGACAAGGGCCTCGTTCGCCGTTACTTGGAGAAGGTCACAGGCCTCTCGCGGGCACAGGTGAGCCGCCTGATCAAGCAGTTCCGCGACAGCGGACAGATCCGTGATCATCGCGGCCCGCCGGCCAAGCCCTTTGCCCGGCGCTACACGCCCGAGGATGTGCGCCTGCTGGGCGAGCTCGATGCTCTGCACGCCACCCTCTCCGGGCCGGCGACCCGCAAGCTCTGTGAGCGAGCCTATCGGCTGTTTGGCGATACCCGCTACGCACGCCTGGCCGAGATCTCCAACGGCCATCTCTACAACCTCAGGCGCTCACGGACCTATCAACGCTGCCGCGGTGCGGTCGACAAAACCCGTCCGGTCAAGGTCAACATCGGCGAGCGCCGCAAGCCCCGCCCCGAGGGGCGCCCCGGCTTCCTACGCGTCGACTCCGTTCACCAGGGCGACCTCGACGGCATCAAGGGGCTCTACCACATCAATCTCGTCGATGAGGTCACCCAGTTCCAGTTCCTCGGCAGCCTCGAGCGCATCGCCGAGCACTTCCTGCTGCCCCTGCTCGAAGCCCTGATCGAGGCCTTTCCTTTCGCTGTGCTCGGCTTCCACGCCGACAACGGCTCGGAGTACATCAACAAACGCGTCGCCGCCCTGCTGGAGAAACTGCACATCCAAGAGTTCACCAAGTCCCGTGCCCGGCGCACCAACGATAATGCCTTGGTCGAATCCAAAAACGGCTCGGTGGTGCGCAAACACCTCGGCTATGCCCACATCCCCCGGCGCTTCGCCACCGCCGTGAACGCCTTCACCCAGGGCGTGCTTTCGCCCTACCTCAATTTCCACCGCCCCTGCTTCTTCCCCACCGAAGAAGTCGACCCCAGGGGCCGACTACGTAAGCGCTACCGCTACGAGCAAATGATGACCCCCTACGAGAAGCTCAAATCCTTGCCGGATGCACACCAGCACCTCAAGCCCAACATCACCTTCGAACAGCTCGATGCACGCGCTTACTCAATCAGCGACAATGAGGCGGCCCAGCGTCTCATCCAGGCTCGGGCCGAACTGTTCCGCGCCATCAACAAGACCCAAAAACCGGCCGCCTGA
- the tsaD gene encoding tRNA (adenosine(37)-N6)-threonylcarbamoyltransferase complex transferase subunit TsaD: protein MRVLGIETSCDETGVAVYDGDRGLLANAVYSQIAIHAEYGGVVPELASRDHVRKTLPLVRQVLAEAGLAAGDIDGVAYTAGPGLIGALLVGAGFGRSLAWAWDVPALGVHHMEAHLLAPLLEESTPAFPFIALLVSGGHTQLVDVAGVGRYRILGESLDDAAGEAFDKTAKLLDLPYPGGPSLAGLAERGDPQRFRFPRPMTDRSGLDFSFSGLKTFTLHTLNEELPRAADREQTRADIARAFEEAVVDTLVIKCRRAVRESGRRRLILAGGVSANRRLRERMDQMMREEGGEVFYPRPGLCTDNGAMIAFAGWQRLRAGQCEPLAFSPRARWPMTSLPPV, encoded by the coding sequence ATGCGAGTTCTCGGTATTGAAACCTCCTGCGACGAGACGGGCGTGGCCGTCTACGACGGCGACCGCGGCCTGTTGGCCAACGCCGTCTACAGTCAGATCGCGATCCATGCCGAATACGGCGGCGTGGTCCCGGAGCTCGCCTCGCGAGACCATGTGCGCAAGACCCTGCCGCTCGTGCGTCAGGTCCTCGCCGAGGCGGGGCTCGCCGCCGGCGACATCGACGGGGTCGCCTATACCGCGGGCCCCGGTCTGATCGGCGCCCTGCTGGTCGGTGCCGGGTTCGGGCGCAGCCTCGCCTGGGCCTGGGATGTGCCGGCGCTCGGCGTGCACCACATGGAGGCCCACCTGCTCGCGCCACTCCTGGAGGAGTCGACCCCGGCCTTCCCGTTCATCGCGCTACTCGTCTCCGGCGGGCATACCCAGCTCGTCGACGTCGCCGGTGTCGGGCGCTACCGGATCCTCGGCGAGTCGCTCGACGACGCCGCCGGCGAGGCCTTCGACAAGACGGCCAAGCTCCTCGATCTGCCTTACCCTGGCGGGCCGAGTCTCGCCGGGCTCGCGGAGCGAGGCGATCCGCAGCGCTTTCGTTTTCCGCGGCCGATGACCGACCGGTCCGGGCTCGACTTCAGCTTCAGCGGCCTGAAGACCTTTACGCTGCACACGCTCAACGAGGAGCTACCGCGCGCCGCCGATCGCGAGCAGACCCGTGCCGACATCGCCCGGGCCTTCGAGGAGGCGGTCGTCGATACCCTCGTCATCAAGTGCCGGCGGGCCGTGCGTGAGAGCGGTCGGCGGCGGCTCATCCTGGCCGGTGGCGTCAGCGCCAACCGGCGGTTGCGCGAACGGATGGACCAGATGATGAGAGAAGAGGGCGGCGAGGTCTTCTACCCGCGCCCCGGGCTCTGCACCGACAACGGTGCGATGATCGCCTTCGCTGGCTGGCAGCGGTTGCGCGCCGGACAGTGCGAGCCGCTCGCGTTCAGTCCCCGGGCGCGCTGGCCGATGACCAGCCTGCCGCCGGTGTGA
- the plsY gene encoding glycerol-3-phosphate 1-O-acyltransferase PlsY, with product MITSILLVGAAYLLGSVSSAIIVCRLMGLPDPRTQGSNNPGATNVLRFGGKRAAAITLLGDSLKGLLPMLIGHLLGVGPAGLAAAGLAAFLGHLYPIFFGFQGGKGVATALGVQFGLYWPIGLGVAAIWLFVAKVLKISSLSALISMALAPLIVWLFWPEPVLVGGQLLISLLLFWRHRSNIRNLLSGAEGRIRLDTDSEG from the coding sequence ATGATCACATCCATCCTGCTCGTCGGCGCCGCCTATCTGCTCGGTTCGGTCTCGAGCGCGATCATCGTCTGTCGCCTGATGGGCCTGCCGGATCCGCGCACCCAGGGCTCGAACAACCCGGGGGCGACCAACGTACTGCGCTTCGGCGGCAAGCGGGCCGCGGCCATCACGCTGCTCGGCGACAGCCTCAAGGGCTTGCTGCCGATGCTCATCGGCCACTTGCTCGGGGTCGGCCCAGCCGGCCTGGCGGCGGCCGGCCTCGCGGCCTTCCTCGGCCACCTCTACCCGATCTTCTTCGGCTTCCAGGGGGGGAAGGGCGTCGCCACGGCGCTCGGCGTGCAGTTCGGCCTCTACTGGCCGATCGGCCTCGGTGTCGCCGCCATCTGGCTGTTCGTCGCCAAGGTCCTCAAGATCTCCTCGCTCTCGGCCCTGATCTCGATGGCCCTGGCCCCCCTGATCGTTTGGCTCTTCTGGCCCGAACCTGTCCTCGTCGGCGGCCAGTTGTTGATCAGCCTGCTGCTCTTCTGGCGCCACCGCAGCAACATCCGCAATCTGCTCAGCGGCGCCGAGGGCCGCATCCGGCTGGACACCGACAGCGAAGGCTGA
- the folB gene encoding dihydroneopterin aldolase, with protein MDLVFLRGLRIETVIGIYDWEKAIRQPVVLDLEMGADVARAAATDRIADALDYKAVAKRLKQFVGEGRFELVETLAERCAELVREEFGVPWVRVTVNKAGAVTDAEGVGVIIERGARA; from the coding sequence ATGGATCTGGTATTTCTGCGCGGGCTGCGCATCGAGACCGTCATCGGCATCTACGACTGGGAGAAGGCGATCAGGCAGCCGGTCGTCCTGGATCTGGAGATGGGCGCCGACGTGGCCCGGGCGGCGGCGACCGATCGCATCGCCGATGCGCTCGACTACAAGGCCGTCGCCAAGCGGCTCAAGCAGTTCGTCGGCGAGGGGCGTTTCGAGCTCGTCGAGACGCTGGCCGAGCGCTGCGCCGAGCTCGTTCGCGAGGAGTTCGGCGTACCCTGGGTGCGGGTCACCGTCAACAAGGCCGGCGCCGTCACCGACGCCGAGGGCGTGGGCGTGATCATCGAGCGCGGAGCACGCGCCTGA
- the folK gene encoding 2-amino-4-hydroxy-6-hydroxymethyldihydropteridine diphosphokinase, whose translation MPWVWISLGSNLEREASLRGAVRRLRSGAGDLVLSSVYESAAVGAAGPPFYNLVAGFETDLGVAALNAWLRDIETAFGRERGADKNAPRTLDLDLLTYGDRVGVIDGYVLPRDDILQYAFVLAPLAEVAPNQRHPLDGRSYAMLWDAFPQAEQPLARLPFRFD comes from the coding sequence GTGCCCTGGGTCTGGATCAGCCTTGGCAGCAACCTCGAGCGCGAGGCGAGCCTGCGCGGTGCCGTGCGCCGTCTGCGCTCCGGCGCGGGCGACCTCGTTCTTTCGTCGGTCTACGAGAGCGCCGCCGTGGGCGCTGCCGGGCCGCCCTTCTACAACCTGGTCGCGGGCTTCGAGACCGACCTCGGGGTTGCGGCGCTCAATGCTTGGCTGCGCGATATCGAGACGGCCTTCGGCCGCGAGCGGGGTGCCGACAAGAACGCCCCACGCACGCTCGACCTGGATCTGCTGACCTATGGCGATCGGGTCGGCGTCATCGACGGCTACGTCCTGCCGCGCGACGACATCCTGCAATACGCCTTCGTCCTCGCCCCGCTCGCCGAGGTCGCCCCGAACCAACGTCATCCGCTCGACGGGCGTAGCTACGCGATGCTCTGGGACGCCTTCCCGCAGGCGGAACAGCCCCTCGCGCGGCTGCCCTTCCGGTTCGATTGA
- a CDS encoding DUF2452 domain-containing protein, translated as MNAGTQIAPQDRAKIAEEPAMTTHDDTTKPVPHEGPGHSAPYPTSRLAPAFQAPELAAEIARAEGMLSARTGAKLRVIADQIKALQTEARKVLDEAHEEQALTRAECHFKRRPGQIYHLYRRGDGRTFFSMLSPADWGEAPPDTFVGSYRLENDYSWTPTEDLADADDTGAMITQLLHIGGLATGE; from the coding sequence GTGAATGCCGGCACCCAGATCGCCCCCCAAGATCGTGCCAAGATCGCCGAGGAGCCAGCCATGACGACCCATGACGACACCACCAAGCCCGTCCCCCACGAGGGCCCGGGCCACAGTGCACCCTACCCGACCAGCCGCCTCGCCCCGGCCTTTCAGGCCCCGGAGCTGGCCGCCGAGATCGCCCGCGCCGAGGGCATGCTCAGTGCCCGCACCGGCGCCAAACTGCGGGTGATCGCCGACCAGATCAAGGCACTCCAGACCGAGGCCCGCAAGGTGCTCGACGAGGCCCACGAGGAGCAGGCGCTGACCCGTGCCGAGTGCCACTTCAAACGCCGCCCCGGCCAGATCTATCACCTCTACCGGCGCGGCGACGGGCGCACCTTCTTCTCGATGCTCTCGCCGGCGGACTGGGGCGAGGCGCCGCCGGACACCTTCGTCGGCTCCTATCGCCTCGAAAACGACTACAGCTGGACACCGACCGAGGACCTCGCCGACGCCGACGACACGGGCGCGATGATCACTCAGCTGCTGCACATCGGCGGTCTGGCCACCGGCGAATGA
- a CDS encoding pteridine reductase codes for MAPSPPSLANKVALITGAARRIGAAVARHLHGEGMDIVLHYRQSRGAAEALARELDRARPSSVLLVQADLQQCATFPDLFRQIRAFRGRLDALVNNASVFYPTPLATLGEAQWDELVGVNMKAPFFLAQQAAPLLREAGGCIVNLVDIHAERPLRAHPIYSMAKAGNAMMVKALARELGPEVRVNGVAPGAILWPEQELDETAREEVVDRTALRRAGDPVDVARAILYLIRDADYVTGQILAVDGGRTLQQ; via the coding sequence GTGGCGCCAAGTCCGCCATCCCTTGCGAACAAGGTCGCCTTGATCACGGGCGCCGCGCGGCGCATCGGCGCCGCCGTGGCGCGCCATCTTCATGGTGAAGGGATGGACATCGTCCTGCACTATCGTCAGTCGCGCGGCGCCGCCGAGGCGCTGGCCCGCGAGCTCGACCGGGCACGGCCAAGTTCGGTCCTGCTGGTGCAGGCCGACCTTCAGCAGTGCGCCACCTTCCCCGATCTGTTCCGCCAGATCCGCGCCTTCCGCGGGCGGCTCGACGCGCTGGTCAACAACGCCTCGGTCTTCTATCCGACCCCGCTCGCGACGCTCGGCGAGGCGCAGTGGGACGAGCTCGTCGGTGTCAACATGAAGGCGCCTTTCTTCCTCGCCCAACAGGCCGCGCCGCTGCTGCGCGAGGCCGGCGGCTGCATCGTCAACCTCGTCGATATCCACGCCGAACGCCCGCTCAGGGCCCATCCAATCTACTCGATGGCCAAGGCCGGCAACGCGATGATGGTCAAGGCGCTGGCCCGCGAGCTCGGTCCGGAGGTGCGGGTGAATGGGGTCGCACCTGGGGCCATCCTGTGGCCCGAGCAGGAACTCGATGAGACGGCCCGGGAAGAAGTGGTGGATCGCACCGCCCTGCGCCGGGCCGGTGATCCGGTCGATGTCGCCCGCGCCATCCTGTACCTGATCCGCGACGCCGACTATGTCACTGGCCAGATCCTGGCCGTCGACGGGGGGCGGACCCTCCAGCAGTGA
- a CDS encoding class I SAM-dependent methyltransferase — MPPKTPPDRPSDGLDQTALAHSEALAARIRAEALDAEGGLPFDRFMELALYAPGLGYYMAGTAKLGSGGDFVTAPELSPLFARCLARQCREALTAMGGGDILELGAGSGALAAELLAQLERDDALPGRYLILELSPDLQRRQAERLAAQVPHLLTRVAWLATLPSALQGVVLANEVLDAMPVHRFAIGADGAPGEVLVRPQGASFEESVEVPRSPGLAAAVRALQAEGLACAPGYRGEINLRLGPWLAALAAALERALVLLIDYGYPRRELYSAERTMGTLLCHYRQAVEADPYRRLGLQDITAHVDFTAVAEGAAAAGLALAGYATQAHFLIGCGLDRLMAEAAEDPLDLAAGAKQLVLPTAMGERFQVMGLTKDFAGDWSGFALRDLRGRL, encoded by the coding sequence ATGCCGCCCAAGACGCCACCCGATCGGCCGAGCGATGGTCTCGATCAGACTGCCCTGGCCCACAGCGAGGCGCTGGCCGCGCGGATCCGCGCCGAGGCCCTCGACGCCGAAGGGGGTCTCCCTTTCGACCGGTTTATGGAGCTGGCCCTCTACGCCCCTGGGCTCGGCTACTACATGGCCGGGACCGCCAAGTTGGGCAGCGGTGGGGATTTCGTCACCGCCCCGGAGCTCTCGCCGCTCTTCGCCCGCTGTCTGGCCCGCCAGTGCCGCGAGGCGCTGACCGCGATGGGGGGCGGCGACATCCTGGAACTCGGCGCCGGCAGCGGGGCCCTGGCCGCCGAGCTGCTCGCCCAGCTCGAGCGCGACGACGCCTTGCCGGGGCGTTATCTGATCCTCGAGCTCAGCCCCGACCTCCAGCGGCGCCAGGCCGAGCGGCTCGCCGCCCAGGTACCGCACCTCCTGACACGGGTGGCCTGGCTCGCGACACTGCCGAGCGCCCTGCAAGGGGTCGTGCTCGCCAACGAGGTGCTGGATGCGATGCCGGTGCATCGTTTCGCGATCGGCGCCGACGGGGCGCCCGGCGAGGTCCTGGTGCGACCGCAGGGCGCCAGCTTCGAGGAGTCCGTCGAGGTGCCCCGCTCGCCCGGGCTGGCCGCCGCGGTGCGGGCACTGCAGGCCGAGGGGCTGGCCTGCGCGCCCGGCTACCGCGGCGAGATCAACCTGCGCCTCGGGCCCTGGCTCGCCGCGCTCGCGGCGGCGCTCGAGCGCGCCCTCGTGCTCCTGATCGACTACGGCTATCCGCGCCGCGAGCTTTACAGCGCCGAGCGCACCATGGGGACCCTGCTCTGCCACTACCGCCAGGCGGTCGAGGCCGATCCCTACCGCCGCCTCGGCCTCCAAGACATCACGGCCCACGTCGACTTCACGGCCGTCGCCGAGGGCGCCGCGGCGGCCGGCCTGGCGCTCGCCGGCTATGCCACCCAGGCGCACTTCCTGATCGGCTGCGGGCTCGATCGATTGATGGCCGAGGCCGCCGAGGACCCGCTGGATCTCGCCGCCGGGGCCAAGCAGCTGGTGCTGCCCACGGCGATGGGTGAGCGCTTCCAGGTGATGGGGCTGACGAAGGATTTCGCCGGCGATTGGTCCGGGTTCGCGCTACGCGACCTTCGCGGACGGCTTTGA